Proteins encoded by one window of Macaca mulatta isolate MMU2019108-1 chromosome 10, T2T-MMU8v2.0, whole genome shotgun sequence:
- the TXN2 gene encoding thioredoxin, mitochondrial isoform X1: MCKMAQRLLLRRFLASVISRNPSQGRWPPLTSRALQTPQCSPGGLTVTLNPARTIYTTRISLTTFNIQDGPDFQDRVVNSETPVVVDFHAQWCGPCKILGPRLEKMVAKQHGKVVMAKVDIDDHTDLAIEYEVSAVPTVLAMKNGDVVDKFVGIKDEDQLEAFLKKLIG, translated from the exons ATGTGTAAG ATGGCTCAGCGACTTCTCCTAAGGAGGTTCCTGGCCTCCGTCATCTCCAGGAATCCTTCTCAGGGTCGGTGGCCACCCCTCACTTCCAGAGCCCTGCAGACCCCACAATGCAGTCCTGGTGGCCTGACTGTAACACTCAACCCAGCCCGGACAATATACACCACCAGGATCTCCTTGACGACCTTTAATATCCAGGATGGACCTGACTTTCAAGACCGAGTGGTCAACAGTGAGACGCCAGTGGTTGTGGATTTCCACGCACA GTGGTGTGGGCCCTGCAAGATCCTGGGGCCGAGGTTAGAGAAGATGGTGGCCAAGCAGCACGGGAAGGTGGTGATGGCCAAGGTGGATATTGATGACCACACAGACCTCGCCATTGAGTATGAG GTGTCGGCGGTGCCCACTGTACTGGCCATGAAGAATGGGGACGTGGTGGACAAGTTTGTAGGCATCAAGGATGAGGATCAGTTGGAGGCCTTCCTGAAGAAGCTGATTGGCTGA
- the TXN2 gene encoding thioredoxin, mitochondrial isoform X3, whose protein sequence is MAQRLLLRRFLASVISRNPSQGRWPPLTSRALQTPQCSPGGLTVTLNPARTIYTTRISLTTFNIQDGPDFQDRVVNSETPVVVDFHAQWCGPCKILGPRLEKMVAKQHGKVVMAKVDIDDHTDLAIEYEPPKVLGLQA, encoded by the exons ATGGCTCAGCGACTTCTCCTAAGGAGGTTCCTGGCCTCCGTCATCTCCAGGAATCCTTCTCAGGGTCGGTGGCCACCCCTCACTTCCAGAGCCCTGCAGACCCCACAATGCAGTCCTGGTGGCCTGACTGTAACACTCAACCCAGCCCGGACAATATACACCACCAGGATCTCCTTGACGACCTTTAATATCCAGGATGGACCTGACTTTCAAGACCGAGTGGTCAACAGTGAGACGCCAGTGGTTGTGGATTTCCACGCACA GTGGTGTGGGCCCTGCAAGATCCTGGGGCCGAGGTTAGAGAAGATGGTGGCCAAGCAGCACGGGAAGGTGGTGATGGCCAAGGTGGATATTGATGACCACACAGACCTCGCCATTGAGTATGAG cctcccaaagtgctgggattacaggcgtga
- the TXN2 gene encoding thioredoxin, mitochondrial isoform X2 codes for MAQRLLLRRFLASVISRNPSQGRWPPLTSRALQTPQCSPGGLTVTLNPARTIYTTRISLTTFNIQDGPDFQDRVVNSETPVVVDFHAQWCGPCKILGPRLEKMVAKQHGKVVMAKVDIDDHTDLAIEYEVSAVPTVLAMKNGDVVDKFVGIKDEDQLEAFLKKLIG; via the exons ATGGCTCAGCGACTTCTCCTAAGGAGGTTCCTGGCCTCCGTCATCTCCAGGAATCCTTCTCAGGGTCGGTGGCCACCCCTCACTTCCAGAGCCCTGCAGACCCCACAATGCAGTCCTGGTGGCCTGACTGTAACACTCAACCCAGCCCGGACAATATACACCACCAGGATCTCCTTGACGACCTTTAATATCCAGGATGGACCTGACTTTCAAGACCGAGTGGTCAACAGTGAGACGCCAGTGGTTGTGGATTTCCACGCACA GTGGTGTGGGCCCTGCAAGATCCTGGGGCCGAGGTTAGAGAAGATGGTGGCCAAGCAGCACGGGAAGGTGGTGATGGCCAAGGTGGATATTGATGACCACACAGACCTCGCCATTGAGTATGAG GTGTCGGCGGTGCCCACTGTACTGGCCATGAAGAATGGGGACGTGGTGGACAAGTTTGTAGGCATCAAGGATGAGGATCAGTTGGAGGCCTTCCTGAAGAAGCTGATTGGCTGA